In the Hordeum vulgare subsp. vulgare chromosome 7H, MorexV3_pseudomolecules_assembly, whole genome shotgun sequence genome, one interval contains:
- the LOC123408390 gene encoding uncharacterized protein LOC123408390, whose amino-acid sequence MTSLVSLCTSVFRTASLDLSVKEAMKMVVVRSAFLTNVLVHMDRNLEAFPSLDPSEPAPAPAPAPAGFPYCCGTPCGWLALTDDLRSPTRLILWEPLSKAEIPLPTLTTVAQVFLSGDPLASPGWIAIASQKIPGAQIGQRLFFWRPGDEGWAMQLEYPTGRIEGAAFHKSRFYISTINMSLDIFDLQEHPPKRLRRICLYAPLQARCPRFPGNPMPHVVACNNQMLLVIVYRGPRQAVILAEVHCPDWDADRLDLREDKVSDLGDYSLFLGRGDSLALSAKEFPAIRRNCVYFVEHDTYKHEEWLIVFDLGSNDLKRIPHPQEHREGGSKTTGWMAYSWFCPRKPLVEEQAL is encoded by the exons ATGACGAGCTTGGTGTCTCTTTGTACAAGTGTTTTCAGGACTGCTTCCCTCGATTTATCGGTGAAGGAGGCGATGAAGATGGTGGTGGTTCGATCTGCTTTCCTCACTAACGTGTTGGTCCATATGGACCGTAATTTGGAAGCTTTCCCGTCTTTGGATCCAAG TGAACCGGCCCCAGCCCCGGCCCCGGCCCCGGCCGGCTTCCCCTACTGCTGCGGCACGCCCTGTGGCTGGCTCGCTCTCACGGACGACCTGCGATCCCCCACGAGGCTCATCCTCTGGGAGCCCCTCTCCAAAGCCGAGATCCCTCTGCCCACTTTGACAACCGTCGCCCAAGTATTCCTCTCCGGAGACCCGCTCGCCTCGCCGGGCTGGATCGCGATTGCGAGCCAGAAGATCCCCGGCGCACAGATCGGGCAGAGGCTCTTCTTCTGGCGTCCCGGGGACGAAGGCTGGGCGATGCAGCTCGAGTACCCCACCGGCAGGATCGAAGGCGCGGCCTTCCACAAAAGCAGATTCTACATCTCCACCATCAACATGTCCCTAGACATTTTCGATCTCCAAGAGCATCCTCCCAAGCGTCTGCGGCGCATCTGCCTCTACGCTCCTCTGCAAGCGCGGTGTCCACGCTTCCCTGGGAATCCTATGCCGCACGTCGTGGCCTGCAACAACCAGATGCTGCTCGTTATCGTCTATCGCGGACCACGCCAGGCCGTGATACTTGCAGAAGTGCACTGCCCGGATTGGGATGCAGACCGCCTCGACCTCCGGGAGGACAAGGTGTCGGATCTCGGCGACTACTCGCTCTTCTTGGGCCGGGGTGACTCGCTCGCGCTCTCTGCAAAGGAGTTCCCTGCCATCAGGAGAAATTGTGTCTACTTTGTGGAGCACGATACATACAAGCATGAGGAGTGGCTTATTGTGTTTGATTTGGGGTCAAACGATTTGAAACGAATTCCCCACCCACAAGAGCACAGGGAGGGCGGCAGCAAAACCACTGGCTGGATGGCGTATTCCTGGTTCTGTCCCAGAaagcccttggttgaggagcaGGCCCTATGA